The nucleotide sequence CGAGCTGAACAGCATCGCCTCGTTGACGGCGGCGCCGCCGACCGCGGAAGCGGCGGCGAATCCGGTCAGACCGATGACGAAGGCGCGCTTGCGGCCCCAGAGGTCACCGATACGTCCGCCGAAGAGCAGCAGTCCGCCGAAGGCGAGTGCGTAGGCGGTGATGATCCATTGCTTGTTGGCGTCGGATATGTCGAGGTCGGCCTGTGCGTGCGGCAGCGCGATGTTCACGATGGTCGCGTCGAGGACCACCATCAACTGGGCCAGGGCGATGAAGACGAGTGCCGTCCAGCGCCTGGGATCGGGAAGCCGGGTGTCGGCTGTTTGAGACATGGAGGTATCCACCTAAGGGTGCGAAAAGGCGAAAACGTGCGTAAGTACAGGCGACGCTGCCGGTCTTACGAGGTCGTTGAGTCACCCGGGTCATGAGGTGACGGTGTGATGGACAGGCGGGGTCGAGCGCCTGCCGCTGGTCTACGTGACGGCCTAGGGCCGAGGGTCAAATACGTGGAATGGGTTCAGGGCGCGTCACGGAGCGGCGCGGCGCAGATCCTCCAGAGTCGCGGCCTTGCCGGGGAGTTCCGACCGGGCGGGCGCCTCAAGGCCGTCCAGGAACAGCTGCAGATGCCGGTGGGTGAACCGGTCCATGTTGACGCAGCCGGTGCCGGGCAGCGGGCGGGTGAGCTGGGACAGCGCGACCATCAGGTCGCCGACGGCGACGTCGGTGCGCAGTCGTCCGGCCTGCCGTGCCCGTTCCATCAGCGCTTCTACGGCGCCTTCGAGGCGCATGCGCGCCGCGTCGAGGTCGGGGCGGGCTCGGTCGAAATCACCGGAGAGCAGGGGGCACAGGGCCCCCACCCGCTCGTCTGCCGCCGCGTGCACGAAGCGGCGGAGCGCGAACGAGGGGTCGGACTCCCGCATCGCGACTTCTTCGGCCAGGTCCGCCGTGCGGGCCAGGACGGAGAGCACGACGTCGTGGATGAGGGAGGTGCGGTCGGGGAAGTGCCGGTACAGCGTGGCGTTGCCGATGCCCGCGCGGCGGGCGATCTCGTCGAGCGGGGCCTCGGGCCCGTACTCCACGAACATCTCCCGGGCCGCTGCGACGATCCGCTCCCTGTTGCGCAGAGCGTCCGCGCGCGGTCGGGGAACCCGGCGCGCTTCGGTTTCGACGGCGGCTGTGGCGGTCACGTCGGCCTTCCCTCGTAGTGGGCGGTAACTCGGCCGTAACCGGGGATGGCTTCCCCGTTTGGCTCGGACACAGGTGCAAACGGGGAAGAGATCCCCGGTTATTTCACTCGATCGCGTGACCTGGCTCACACCATCGGAAGAACCCGCGACCGGCACCGGAAGTACCCACGATCGGCGCACCCAGCGAGCGCCGACACGCCGGGCGACGCAGGGTGATCGAACAGAGCGCAGTCGGCCCGGGCGCTCCCGTTCGGCCCGGGCAGTCAGGACGGCCGGCTGCCGGTGACCCGAAGGCGGCGACCGTAT is from Streptomyces sp. NBC_00370 and encodes:
- a CDS encoding TetR/AcrR family transcriptional regulator — encoded protein: MTATAAVETEARRVPRPRADALRNRERIVAAAREMFVEYGPEAPLDEIARRAGIGNATLYRHFPDRTSLIHDVVLSVLARTADLAEEVAMRESDPSFALRRFVHAAADERVGALCPLLSGDFDRARPDLDAARMRLEGAVEALMERARQAGRLRTDVAVGDLMVALSQLTRPLPGTGCVNMDRFTHRHLQLFLDGLEAPARSELPGKAATLEDLRRAAP